ATCGAGCAATTAAAAAATGCACAACGTATTGTGATGATCGCCTGCGGCACAAGCTGGCATGCCGGACTTGTGGCAGAATATGTGTTTGAAGAACTATGCCGTATTCCTGTAGAAGTTGAATATGCATCGGAGTTCCGTTACCGCAATCCTGTAATTAATAAAGGTGATGTGATCATTGCTATTTCTCAAAGTGGTGAAACAGCTGACACCATTGTTGCCATTGATAAGGCAAAAGAGCAAGGTGCATTTATTTTTGGTGTTGTGAATGTGGTAGGTAGTTCCATTGCACGCTTATCACATGCAGGTGCTTACACACATGCCGGACCTGAAATAGGCGTGGCAAGTACAAAAGCATTCACTGCTCAGTTAGCGGTGTTAACAATGGTGGCATTGAAGATCGCATTAGAAAAAGGAACGATCACGCATGAACGTTATATGCATTTGCTGAATGAACTGCATGAAATTCCGGATAAAGTAAAACTGTTACTGGAAGATGCAGAGAATGTAAAAGCAATCGGATTGAAATATAAAGATGCACGTGATTTTCTTTATCTCGGCCGTGGTTATAATTTCCCGGTGGCATTGGAAGGAGCATTGAAGTTGAAAGAAATTTCCTACATCCATGCAGAAGGTTATCCTGCAGCAGAAATGAAGCATGGACCTATTGCATTGGTTGACGAAAAACTACCTGTTGTGTTTGTTGCAACTAAAGATGCGTACTATGATAAAATTGTAAGCAATATTCAGGAGATCAAAGCAAGGAAAGGACAAGTGATCGCCGTGATAACAGAGAATGATGAAACCATTCCAACCATGAGTAACGACATCATGTTTGTACCGGAAGCAGATGAAATTGTTGCACCGATGTTGAGCGTAATTCCGCTGCAGCTACTCTCCTATTATATTGGCGTGGCAAAAGGCTTGGACGTAGATAAACCGAGAAACTTAGCAAAGAGTGTAACTGTTGAATAAATCCTGAGCGAAATAGAAGTATGCGAAGTCATGTTGAAGTAAGCTGAAACATGGCTTTGTTGTTTTACTGAGATTAAAGTAAATTGAGCATAGTCATGAATCAGATTACAAAACAACCAATCTCCGATATTGGTTACAATTTTATACCGGCTGCTTATCTTCCAAAAGGAAAGGATGAGTATTATCTCCGCAATAAACAGAACCGCAGCGGCATCAATTACCGAAAGTTGACCGCTTTGGAAATTGAAGTGTTAGTGCGTAACAGAAATGCATCAGATAACTGGAACAATATTCTT
The DNA window shown above is from Lacibacter sp. H375 and carries:
- the glmS gene encoding glutamine--fructose-6-phosphate transaminase (isomerizing); this encodes MCGIVGYIGSREAYPVVLKGLKRLEYRGYDSAGVALLNHGMKVYKKKGKVAQLEEEVIGKDVQSNIGIGHTRWATHGEPSDRNAHPHLSNNGKLAMIHNGIIENYVSIKNELLKKGYTFKSDTDTEVLLNFIEDIKTNNECSLEEAVRIALKRVVGAYVILLIDEDTPDTIIAARKGSPLVIGIGKNEHFLASDASPIIEYTKEVVYVNDYELAIVKADELILKNLGNEKITPYVQKLDLELAAIEKGGYDHFMIKEINEQPHTIYDCLRGRLDPVAGTITMAGVQNNIEQLKNAQRIVMIACGTSWHAGLVAEYVFEELCRIPVEVEYASEFRYRNPVINKGDVIIAISQSGETADTIVAIDKAKEQGAFIFGVVNVVGSSIARLSHAGAYTHAGPEIGVASTKAFTAQLAVLTMVALKIALEKGTITHERYMHLLNELHEIPDKVKLLLEDAENVKAIGLKYKDARDFLYLGRGYNFPVALEGALKLKEISYIHAEGYPAAEMKHGPIALVDEKLPVVFVATKDAYYDKIVSNIQEIKARKGQVIAVITENDETIPTMSNDIMFVPEADEIVAPMLSVIPLQLLSYYIGVAKGLDVDKPRNLAKSVTVE